The window tagtagacaatttcatggaatgctcctatagcTAGTTTCAGCTCGAAAATTAATGTAAAGCGTTTATTAAGGCAGGTAGTTTCGTTAGTTCGTTGTTATTTACTAAAATAGTTCAATAAAGTGACAATACATTTTACaatgtattaaaaatacacATAGTAAACATGTAAGTATTAACGATGGTATCAGTTGTCATATGTTTTCTATAGAACagctacctacttaattattttttcgcAATTCGGCGTCAGTGTTTTAATAAACGttttgacttatgtatgtaACTTATAAAGCTAACCGCAAAAGTAACCTGTATAGtgcaaataatgaaaaaaaatcatataaatatatatttttttaattacaaaatataatatattttttaaattgtccCATAAATTGATAGCTATTTAAGAGTAAAATATGAATCAAAATATTGATTATTTAATGCGTGTacgaaaaatacaataaaaatataaaaaaaatacaaatatacaaTCCAAAATTGTTGAGCGTTTTATGTATAAGAAATATTGTTTACAAAAATACAGTGATATTACGACATTCggaatttaaataataacatcGATTTTCATTACTCTttggttattattttaatttgacttaaataatacacaaaatattaacaaaaatacagtacctacttaagtacaattttgttcttatatttagttcgtttttttagcattagaaataaggtaaacaatcttggtgggtcttttaattgaaaaacacattttaaaaataagttacggcaaatatgtaacaattatgaatctaatgcgatcatttatattcttctgctttcataaataatagttttgatttttaaaaagcgtttttttcaTTCAAAAGACAGAcaagtcaagatcgcttaccttctttcaagttctttctaatgctaaataaaacgaacgatataaaattaaataacctATACGTTATGTTAAATTTGTTAGTACATAATTCGTGTTTTAAATCCGACTGCAGTACAAATTGCATGTTCTTTTCTGATTTGTCTTTATTATACACACAGAGGAAATTAAAAGcaaatacaatatttttcatATACTTTAAAGAGACTGCAGTTGGTTTCTTTGTTAtccttataattatataaattagcTAACTAATATAAGTATTATTACATTTTAGAATATGTTCATTGCAGCTCATAGTTACTTTGTTCAGGGCATAGCTTATACACTAAAGTAAAAGAAAATTAACTTTAACCAATACAGCATAATTGATTTTAAATGCAGTAAGTATTTAGTTCaaatatattgaaattgtctttCCAAATTATCGTACATTTTCCATATGATTCGGTCTACATTATATTTAACGACAAAATTAAAAAGaggatttatttttttatatcgaCTAGCCAGTGCGTGAAGAAATGCGTCTAATAGAAATTTGATACCGTCAAATATCAAGACCATGCGAGTTTaatgttcatacatttgctaatGTATGAAGTCGCAATAAACAATTatcaatgtgtaaacaggccccaaatAACGACGAGCAGTTGAAAGAACCTAAACGTCACCTTATACGAGGCCGAAATCTGATGATCTGTTCCAATCTTTTTGACCCGGGGGCCACAGCCAGGCCTACACTCTTTTCGTTGCCCGGATGTATGACACATGCACTTTCGAGTCGCAGTTTGGAGATCGCTGATCTAATCTAATTGTCAAATTATAgttagtctgtgcggaaagagaagtcgttaaatgtaggggagcccatacattatacgactcttctctttccgcacagaccctatcGGCGGATAGGTACCCTGAAACCTAGTGCCAATTAAATATGCTCCCTAGCAAATAATACTACCAGAACAGCTTAACATACAGTGGACTAGTTTAATACCCTTCCCTGGGTGGCGTGGTGACGGTGACAGCGGAGGTGGTCTGCTTGGACACGACGCGAGTGCCCTGCGCGAGGCCTCCGGCCTGCACGGCGCGAAGCTTGAGGAACGCGTCGATGGCATATGCGAACATCGCCGCGTAGCCGAAGAACTGaaagatttattatttattaaaaaaaaaacaggttgCACTccaggagtgccggcagaagtgaaaagtcaatgacattgtaacagtttttcgatcaggtcacgtgtccgtcctacgaagcgtcttacgtcttacgttGTCGCAAGTTTAACATTtattccccatcacaaaaatgcacagcgccgctaaagaagttttcacttcaaaaataaacAATTGTAGAAATTGCAGACTTTAGTAATTAATTGgaacagaataagtaatattgTTTCACAGAGAATGAAAGCGCTCCGGCCCCTTGGCGCGTTCCACGGCACCCTGTAGGCCTGGCACATGATATGCGCAACAGTATAGTCTACCCGTcgttttctaactgtattaattaaagagtAAGAAATAGGGTAGTCTATCTCgagggcgagatactgtcgctgAATTGAACGTATATTAAATTCAGTTCTCCTTTGGTCACTCACCGCGGCGGCGGAGTAGCCCGCGTTATTGTACACGGAGACGACCAGACTGGACGCCAGCAGGTAGAACAAGGTCCACAGCGCGCAGAAACCGTGCTCCATCTTCAGCCACGGGATTTGAACGTATCTTAAATTCAGTTCTCCTTTGGTCACTCACCGCGGCGGCGGAGTAGCCCGCGTTATTGTACACGGAGACGACCAGACTGGACGCCAGCGGGTAGAACAAGGCCCACAGGGCGCAGAAACCGAGCTCCATCTTCAGCCACGGGATTTGAACGTATCTTAAATTCAGTTCTCCTTTGGTCACTCACCGCGGCGGCGGAGTAGCCCGCGTTATTGTACACGGAGACGACCAGACTGGACGCCAGCGGGTAGAACAAGGCTCACAGCGCGCAGAAACCGAGCTCCATCTTCAGCCACGGGATTTGAACGTATCTTAAATTCAGTCCTCCTTTCGTCACTCACCGCGGCGGCGGAGTAGCCCGCGTTATTGTACACGGAGACGACCAGACTGGACGCCAGCAGGTAGAACAAGGCCCACAGCGCGCAGAACCCGAGCTCCATCCTCAGCCACGGGATCTTGTAGAATTTCTCCACAAGGTGGAACAGGTATAGGCCGAGTAGGATGCCGGTGAACCTAAAATTATGATTAGTTAACTTCTTGAAAAGcttatatacaccgtgaaattttagtggttgttttcccgcaacgaaatgattctgctatcgatatacagtcgatgtgtaatcttttttttaaataatgttaagaaatgccagatttataaatgtgtcgaacgaaactcgaaagtgacctaacaccagtagtagcactgcagtagtacctacctaattcttttgagtgaatgaaacaaaataacctaaaaagtagttccatttattttaccttcacacattttacgtgcagttagtttgcagatccttaaaagtaaacataacaagttaagatcaagcttttaatgatcaaaaacttaaacaaacacttaaacttcccgataccgcaataattgttcgaactgcaatccgccacgttcaatacacaatcacctctgccctgtgcatgtgctggcgtttgaaactgcccgtggttaagcagccgctgtgttgcggcgacaattgttcgtccgtgtggaacttgggggtttaaaatcccccgaagacgcagcgactgtaaatggtccggttccgcgtaaagtcgccgggcggcgtgggagtcgtagttagccctagcgtacagctgcaccatcgcgacgtactctaaattagaatattcgtaatgtcgacccattttactagaaatagcagtgatgacattgacaggatctgttatcacattagtttaataagcgaagaggatgtaattattcgatttaccaaagttgacacaacgtaatggcaatcatcaaactaataaaaaggttttatttcaactgttaatcgtgaaggaacagtctaagtaaattttattttcagttgtcaaacagtaaagcactctagcctgttacacagtttaaaaaagtaacatgtgcttgtttatttgtttatctgtttactatatcggaactgtcgtcgacttgcagttttagtgtgttactattgtttttcgcttgttcgagtttagattatttttttgtaatttttttttttggaaaacagtttatttataagtttgtctatcataattcgaaagtactaccgatagcaaatcgccctgccgcgggaaaacaaccactaaaatttcacggtgtataagtGAGTAACGAAAAGTCattaattgcaaaaaaataagtcggtttacggacaaTAATTTtacgtgataacgtcataagaaaacattaccattacattacgtaacgttaccatggagatctgtccacaacgtgacacttatTCGTGCATGcaaccggtgttcatcgatttatattataagacgttatcacgtcaaaaataattaaacgaaCTTGTAGTACAATTCAATAATGGGTCTGAACTTGCGGTAGTACAGCactgacaaccaaaactcactaattgtTTTGGCTGTCAGGCGGGTTTGGTTGACATTTTTGTTATCTGGACTCTCAAAATTTATACCGCGCTACAAAACCAAAATGTAAGAACCAGCGCTGCAACATAATTATAAGTACACATGCACACAAGCacgcgcacacacacacacacacacacacacgcacacacacacacacacacacacacacacatacacatacacacacacacacacacatacacacacacaagtAGAGGCAATCAGTACATACCAGAAGGCGATCATGGAAATCCAAGAGTAAAATGAGCCGTATCCCCTGTACTGGTAGTGAGCGGCTTGCACACTGATGAAACCCAGCAGGCTAGACACCTGGAAACATAATAGGGCCGAGTTTTATTTTGTTCTCGATTTCTTTCTGTCAGATTTTGATTAAATTTGGTAAGATTGAAGATCTCCTTCTTATGGGCGGAATCAACACGGAATCCCAACATTCTAAACTTTAGTTGTGCCGTAGAGCACAGAAAATTGTTTTTGAATAAAACATGCAtaaagtttttagggttccgtacccaaagggtaaaacgggaccctattactaagacttcgctgtccgtccgtccgtccgtctgtcaccaggctgtatctcacgaaccgtgatagctagacagttgaaattttcacagatgatgtatttctgttgccgctataacaacaaatactaaaaacagaataaaataaagatttaacgtgatttttgaccaaagttaagcaacgttgggaGTGGTCAGtctcagtacttggatgggtgaccgtttttttttgttttatggtacggaacccttcgtgcgcgagtccgactcgcacttgcccggttttttattaaataaacttcAGGATCCTTATGATACAATATCACACAGAAAAGAAGTTAACAGTACTTACACAGTTTACTTACGGCTTCAGTAAGTTCGGCACTGTTCGCACGTAGGCCGGGTCGAACCTGATGTTGGTCTGCACCGTGGTGGACGGGACCGTCCGAGGAACTCCGCCTCCTGGTGGGGTTGACCAATAGATATAGAACAGTACTCACAACTTGAATCACTTTGAGTACGCCCGGCGCCGTCCGCACGTAGGCCGGGTCGAACCTGATGTTGGTCTGCACCGTGGTGCAGGACGGGACCGTCCGAGGAGCCCCGCCTCTTGGTGGGGTTGACCAATAGATATAGAACAGTACTCACAACTTGAATCACTTTGAGTACGCCCGGCGCCGTCCGCACGTAGGCCGGGTCGAACCTGATGTTGGTCTGCACCGTGGTGCGGTACTTGACCGTCCGGGGAGCCCCGCCTCTTGGTGGAGTTGACCAATAGGTATGGAACAGTACTCACAACTTGAATCATTTTGAGTACGCCCGGCGCCGTCCGCACGTAGGCCGGGTCGAACCTGATGTTGGTCTGCACCGTGGTGCGGTACTTGACCGTCCGGGGAGCCCCGCCTCTTGGTGGAGTTGACCAATAGGTATGGAACAGTACTCACAACTTGAATCACTTTGAGTACGCCCGGCGCCGTCCGCACGTAGGCCGGGTCGAACCTGATGTTGGTCTGCACCATGGTGCGGTACTTGACCGTCCGGGGAGCCCCGCCTCTTGGTGGAGTTGACCAATAGGTATGGAACAGTACTCACAACTTGAATCATTTTGAGTACGCCCGGCGCCGTCCGCACGTAGGCCGGGTCGAACCTGATGTTGGTCTGCACCGTGGTGCGGTACTTGACCGTCCGGGGAGCCCCGCCTCTTGGTGGAGTTGACCAATAGGTATGGAACAGTACTCACAACTTGAATCACTTTGAGTACGCCCGGCGCCGTCCGCACGTAGGCCGGGTCTAACCTGATGTTGGTCTGCACCGTGGTGCGGTACTTGACCGTCCGGGGAGCCCCGCCTCTTGGTGGAGTTGACCAATAGGTATGGAACAGTACTCACAACTTGAATCACTTTGAGTACGGCCGGCGCCGTCCGCACGTAGGCCGGGTCGAACCTGATGTTGGTCTGCACCGTGGTGCGGTACTTGACCGTCCGGGGAGCCCCGCCTCTTGGTGGAGTTGACCAATAGGTATGGAACAGTACTCACAACTTGAATCACTTTGAGTACGCCCGGCGCCGTCCGCACGTAGGCCGGGTCGAACCTGATGTTGGTCTGCACCGTGGTGCGGTACTTGACCGTCCGGGGAGCCCCGCCTCTTGGTGGAGTTGACCAATAGGTATGGAACAGTACTCACAACTTGAATCACTTTGAGTACGCCCGGCGCCGTCCGCACGTAGGCCGGGTCGAACCTGATGTTGGTCTGCACCGTGGTGCAGGACGGGACCGTCCGAGGAGCCCCGCCTCTTGGTGGGGTTGACCAATAAATATAGAACAGTACTCACAACTTGAATCACTTTGAGTACGCCCGGCGCCGTCCGCACGTAAGCCGGGTCGAACCTGATGTTGGTCTGCACCGTGGTGGACGGGACCGTCCGAGGAACTCCGCCTCCTGGTGGGGTTGACCAATAGATATAGAACAGTACTCACAGCTTGAATCACTTTGAGTACGCCCGGCGCCGTCCGCACGTAGGCCGGGTCGAACCTGATGTTGGTCTGCACCGTGGTGCGGTACTTGACCGTCCGGGGAGCCCCCGCCTCTTGGTGGAGTTGACCAATAGGTATGTAACAGTACTCACAACTTGAATGACTTTGAGTACGCCCGGCGCCGTCCGCACGTAGGCCGGGTCGAACCTGATGTTGGTCTGCACCGTGGTGCTGGATGTGACCGTCGTGGTCGTCGTGTGCTGCCCGGGGAACCCCACCTCTGCCATCTTGGATAACTGGGAAAAAAGAAAAGATccattagagttagaccaacaaaAGTCTGCAGGGATTTTGATAGTCCATGCAGtaccagtgttattttaaatgccaaacttctatgaaattatgacgtaagtatataaataacacttgcactgcgtggtgTGGGctctcaaaatcgttgcagacttttcttggtctaactctagtggaAATCAAATATTCATCCATTGAAGAGGTGTGTAAGGCTTGAGATTTTGCGATTTTAATTTGACAGGTgatatagatggcgctgtacggctTTTGCCGTATATTATGCTATGCAGAAacaaatattagaaaaacttgaattttttttttctaattgttAAGATCAgtgtaaatacatacattacaGCCAGATTTAATGAAAGCTCTTTTCGGCGTGGACTGAGCGAAAAACCAACTTAACAGTAGTAAGCTTCCTCTCGATCtccagtacagatgtagtgcataattgttttccttcgtattttctcggaaacgtttgtatttgtcatgctacttcagtcaacgtcagtactttttgtaccgagactgactgaaatagcaagacacgttcgtacgtttccgtgaaaatacgatggaaaataattatgcactacatctgtaacatTAAATTCAAATACTAACTATAACTAGTTAGTATATaaccattaaccttttgtatgataaatattaaatatttttatatgaactaaaaaaaatactaactaaaaataaaactaaaaatctCACTAGTCACTACACAAACAAAGCTAATGCGATACACTTGCCAAATGTTAACAATCGTTTTTGAACGATAAGCGCGGAAACTCGATACGCCTTGTATTATTACTCATTCTGGCTGATTGATAAGCTACACTATTCCATGATGGATTTTCCTTAAATTGCAGTCTTGAAGCAAAATTTTCGAATCATAAATAAAAGCAAGGACTCTCGTCTTTGGCTCTTCAGGCGACTCCTCcccacaaaaaaaaacctacacTCTTTGATGACTCATTTTTACAGCAAATAATGGAGTAtagtttttattcataattaaatatgtttttcaGGGACATTGCTCGCTACACACAAATTTCATGTTAAAGGAAGTAACGCCACATACATAACATAAATAGTTAGTCACTAACATAGGTTAAGAGTAATAATAAGCAACTAATATATTATGAAAATttaatttctgaaataaataataatttaatttaataatggaAAAAGTTACGCTTctggcaggacttgaacccgcaacctacGTAATCCGTGAGTTGCTCTGTTGATGTTTAGTTTATCTCTATGTGAGTGAcctgtttaaaataattttaatatgtagAACAACTGTCACCCATAGTATTATATGTATCATTCAATTCAATACCTCTACAGGTATTACTTGTGAGTAACTAGTGAGTAATCTAGTAAGAGAATGTCTAGTGAGCTGAATAGTAAACTTTATACCAATACCAAAAACCCACATTATTCACactaataaatatgtttaaatgCATTAGGTGCAAGTATTTAAGCTTTggcaatttttattaaattttataatacaaaCTGTGCCCGTAATAGGGAAAAATGAGCATACCATTTAAAGATAAAATCAGCGTAATATTAACAAAATCACccatatttacatacatttagggtcaatatttaaataattttatgtatTTGGTATAACCCAAATAATAATCTTTACCTAACTTTTTGTTATCATTCAAGGTAAAGAATTTGTAGGTATTTGGGTTAttccaattaaataaaaataacaggaATTTCCAGaatatttagtaattaataaatTGGTCTTCTTTCTAGGTAAAGAGGGGGTAGTGTAACTTTGCCAAAATATGGGGATGTCACCTGGACAAATTAGTAATTTGCCAGAAAATTAACAAAAGTATAAGTAAGCATTTTATAAGGTCCTCATAATCCAAATGCACTTACAATATTTTCTGTGTTGCCCTATAAAGGTTAATGCTTTGCACTATGCCAGGCGGGCAAAAAACTAAGTATAGGTGTAGAGGTTTCCAGATTATCATatgcaatgaaataataaaaatcactaAATTTTGTGATTACTGAAGGCAGTGCACCcctaggcactggtcccaccgcgagctagtaagctatgagctatcggctataaacacaaacaaaagataagcactcccgtgtaaatgaAAGAGACAcagcgatatttatagctcaccgctgggcgagtatcgccgtgtctcttttatttacacgggagtgcttatcttttgtttgtgtttatagccgatagctcatagcttactagctcgcggtgggaccattGCCCTACTGCGAGACTGTACTTGGTATatgttaagataagataagatttatTGATAGAACATTTAGATAAGAATGACAAATAAACAAGTGATTTGTGCACATAAgaattttatgttgaaacatCCTTTAATTCCTTTGTGACTCATAATAGTCATAATAATaacttgaagaaaaaaaaattatgaatattcATACAGTTCATGAAACATAACCTGGTAGGTCAGGCTCTGATTAAGattaccaggccgcgtagccaagatgccaatcgctaacgctccgtagcgatcgaaacgcaactgtcactgtcacactaatgaagaagagtgatagagatacataatgcttttcgttgtcgaagcgatagcgattgtaaccttggctagggggccAGTTTGGCGTATTATGTCATACCAAGCGAAAGTGTAAACAAACCTTGAAGTACTTTTAGTGAAAGGACCTATTAAAACTACTATTACCAGTATTTTTCCTAAAGAAACAATATATTCTACAACAGTACAGAAAAAACTACAGTATTAGTAGGAAGTTTGTCCGAATAGCCAatgaattttatattttttatagccCGATCGTTATCAAACAAGTACAATAGCAGAACCAGTATCGCCATGCGCGATACTTACGCCCCgatttttataagttttactCTAATCACTCATCTATTTTAATAACTATTAACTCCCGCGGTTTATATCTGTAATCGTCTAGGAGAGAAGCTTGTCACCACTTAAAATAGCAATTTAGACAAACTTTATAGACACGGGTAATAAACATGGATTATTTTAAAGCATTTTTCCAACTTACCTTGAGTTTGGACGGCTGAAATCGTTCACCTAAACGTTTCTTGGTAGTTATATAAACTCACTATTCCACTAATACTCTAAACGCTTCACAAATTTgggtgtaaattaatatttgtgACGAAACAAGTACAAATTGTGAAATTCGACTTGACGTTCCTGCCCCCCGCCGCGCCGGTCACCTCCCACGCACTGTCACAACTGTCATGTgtcatactattttttttttctatagtcCGGATACAAGTATATTGGGCATGACTTCGattcaaagaatataatactcactaggagaagaacgataactccatacaaaaaaatgtccccttcaaaagttcgtttatactactagcgctcggtaggataccattgtaattagaattgacaacccgtttagcctagcgcccctagcgggtattggcagtaatccagttcaggaagctaatggtcctgggttcgaatcccggagagggaatttctttttgtattattttattttttgttggggtcaggtttttaagagcccatcaacgtgtacactagcgccactgctgaatacattaaacaaatttttatgttactggattcgtcaacctacccgttcaaaactaaagcggccgtttttgttttgagctcatagattgacgaatctagcaacataaaaactagtttgatgtattcaaaaggtacttaaatacacaatacagtcagtagcggccacttttttaaatacctgtaaaatttaaatttaacttaaataatcacgattatttattttagcagtggtgctagtgtgcacgttgttgggctcttaaattagcatatcacaaataaataaagaaatacgttataagataatgattaggtactatatttaaaaattcgtcaaatataaaaggttacaaaaagttacgtattattaagatataaatattttcattcctattaggattagtgtatatatgttaggaccaatacatatgaatacatacattgatatggcaaatggttacaaccctagtagcattttcgttggggcccacggtgccaacggtagggaaaacgttgggatgaggttcgttccgtagtcaacgttaattttgtattggcccaccatcgcatttaccaacattcgctgtggcacagatgcccaacaatgggcctttgtgtattttggtaccgttggctaaacaacgataatattcgttggcccaatgatgacatatatcgcatttaccaacattggcagtggcagtgatgcccaacaatgggcctttgtgtattttgctaccgttcgctaaacaacaataacattcgttggcccaatggtgacgaataccgcatttaccaacattggctgtggcacggatgccctacaatgggcctttgtgtattttggtaacgttggctagtcaacgatatcatccgatggcccaatgatgacaaatatcgcatttaccaccattggctgtggcactgatgtccaacaatgggcctttgtttattttggtaacgttggctaatcgacgatatcatccgatggcccaatgacgacaaatatcgcatttaccaacattggctgtagcattgatgcccaacaatgggcctttgtgtattttggtaacgttggctaatcaacgatatcatccgatggcccaatgatgacaaaaaccgcatttaccaacattggctgtggcactgatgcccaacaatgggcctttgtttattttggtaacgttggctaatcaacgatatcatccgatggcccaatgacgacaaatatcgcatttaccaacattggctgtagcattgatgcccaacaatgggcttttgtgtattttggtaacgttggctagtcaacgttatcatccgatggcccaatgatgacaaatatcgcatttaccaacattggctgtggcactgatgcccaacaatgggcctttgtttattttggtaacgttggctaatcaacgatatcatacgatggcccaatgacgacaaatatcgcatttaccaacattggctgtagcattaaggcccaaaaatgggcctttgtgtattttgctaccgttcgctaaacaacgataacattcgttggcccaatggtgacgaatacagcatttaccaacattggctgtggcacggatgcccaacaatgggcctttgtgtattttggtaacgttggctagtcaaagatatcatccgatggcccaatgataacaaatatcgtatttaccaacactggctgtggcactgacgcctaacaatgggcctttgtgtattttggtaccggtggctaaacaacgataacattcgttggcccagtgagcacaaatatcgcatttaccaacattggctgtggtactgatgcccaacaataccagttgagtttgcttgtggcgtcactagatggcgttactgtctccaaacatcgaagttatagttattttctcgattattccggatataatcataatattttttaaaagtaacttataaatctaatagctataactataaaatttatacataaatttaaaaaattgtattttaccaacattttctcaatttaaatctcaaaaaacataaatctcgcttacgaagtttcgaagtgcggttagtatatatacaaattagagtgtatagtaagtgtacttgcttcggcagtacatatactaaaattggaacgatacagagaagattaacaacaactgctgcctagggccttcatgtggatgcaaccaatgcctaccgtagtgtaattgtaatatttatcagcaaaggcccaacgtcgtattacacaaccacttacttaacgtagggtaactgtaggactcgtaaacaaaagcccattacataattagactgtaggcacactataaattacacaactatttacctacggtagtattgtaagaatcctacacaaggcccaacgttaaagttacaatgttggccctttgtgggacaagctgtgttgggccttcaacctggtgcacgactacctaccgacctacccgacttgccgatgggtaattgttgaatttgcaaacagaagcacaacgaaaaaattgcccttttttatttttttgcagttggccctacagcaagccatacggccaaatgtaacaattaaccaacc is drawn from Cydia fagiglandana chromosome 4, ilCydFagi1.1, whole genome shotgun sequence and contains these coding sequences:
- the LOC134663427 gene encoding plasmolipin-like — its product is MAEVGFPGQHTTTTTVTSSTTVQTNIRFDPAYVRTAPGVLKVIQVVSSLLGFISVQAAHYQYRGYGSFYSWISMIAFWFTGILLGLYLFHLVEKFYKIPWLRMELGFCALWALFYLLASSLVVSVYNNAGYSAAAFFGYAAMFAYAIDAFLKLRAVQAGGLAQGTRVVSKQTTSAVTVTTPPREGY